The following coding sequences are from one Liolophura sinensis isolate JHLJ2023 chromosome 12, CUHK_Ljap_v2, whole genome shotgun sequence window:
- the LOC135479305 gene encoding adenosine receptor A2b-like: MEMENASFIAEYSLSNVTDVMNDSRCPEPGGIIYMALECYPVTVAILVSNIVLCILATVIIFMNVLSATAVYLRDEVDNPSDLLIASLAISDTVVGMFLVYQSAYNLGNWQVFLECLFRYGILASANISSMFHLCLLTIDRYVKITRPYLYPRVFTNKFVIGISFATWLLSLFLGFLPMLGWNKGTPLSRRAQCGFYFVMDRGYILFLDILFYAPVIVNIFLYGHMFKVAQRHAKVIAAQQSTTSDIGPSKGTLQFAKTVFILMGLYVACWTPTGIFMFLEYHDHLEYMSLADKGMVMMYLSVLAYINSLVNPIVYAIKIPYIKKKFGQVSDKMLCRK; encoded by the exons ATGGAAATGGAAAACGCTTCGTTCATAGCGGAGTACTCATTAAGCAACGTTACCGACGTAATGAATGACTCAAGGTGTCCAGAGCCGGGCGGTATCATATACATGGCCCTGGAATGCTATCCCGTGACCGTGGCCATTCTGGTCTCTAATATCGTCCTCTGCATCTTGGCAACTGTCATCATCTTCATGAATGTCCTGTCGGCCACGGCGGTCTATCTGAGGGACGAAGTGGACAATCCGTCCGACCTCCTCATCGCGTCACTGGCCATATCGGACACAGTTGTGGGAATGTTTCTAGTCTACCAGTCCGCCTACAATCTGGGTAACTGGCAGGTTTTCTTAGAGTGCCTGTTTCGTTACGGAATTCTGGCCTCCGCTAACATTTCCTCCATGTTCCACCTGTGTCTACTGACCATAGACAGGTATGTCAAGATAACTCGACCCTACCTGTACCCACGGGTCTTCACCAACAAGTTCGTCATCGGCATCTCGTTCGCGACATGGCTTCTGTCTCTCTTTCTCGGTTTTCTACCAATGCTTGGCTGGAATAAGGGCACCCCACTCTCACGACGGGCCCAATGTGGCTTCTATTTCGTCATGGACAGAGGGTATATACTCTTTCTGGACATCCTCTTTTACGCACCCGTCATCGTTAACATCTTTCTCTACGGTCACATGTTCAAAGTCGCCCAAAGGCACGCCAAGGTCATTGCCGCTCAGCAGAGCACGACGTCGGACATCGGACCTTCAAAAGGAACGCTGCAGTTTGCCAAAACCGTGTTCATTCTCATGGGGCTATACGTGGCCTGTTGGACACCGACAG GAATATTTATGTTCCTGGAGTACCACGACCACTTGGAATACATGAGCCTGGCTGACAAAGGCATGGTGATGATGTACCTCAGCGTGCTCGCCTACATTAACAGTCTGGTAAACCCAATTGTCTACGCCATCAAGATTCCGTACATCAAGAAGAAGTTTGGGCAGGTGTCGGACAAGATGTTGTGCCGTAAATAA